A genomic window from Candidatus Palauibacter scopulicola includes:
- a CDS encoding ABC transporter ATP-binding protein, whose amino-acid sequence MNAADGPLLGGAGLRRVYGGRVAVEVGRIELREGEMLAVFGPNGAGKSTLLRLLAMLEKPDAGEVTFRGGSGRAAERALRAASAVVFQRPHFWSDSVEYNVGLGLSLRGVPRTEARARSRAVCEQLAISHLLGAPISRLSGGEAQRVALARALVLDPEILFLDEPTANLDTDSRLDLRHDLERVARERATSVFLITHDRGEAFHLADRVAVIRDGKLVQTGTPKEIYENPADVYTARVTGAEFTIAGVVTRAHERMVTVDIGGAALVALGEAAPGTPVKIAYRPEDLVLGPPDVPAADLSTRNLVVATVEERRDMGGLVRLRLRGPVELVALVTLDAAEELGVDRGVRVAVRAKATALHAFAAAPAAAPPGPAT is encoded by the coding sequence GTGAACGCCGCCGACGGGCCGCTTCTCGGCGGCGCCGGGCTGCGCCGCGTCTACGGCGGAAGGGTGGCCGTCGAGGTAGGCCGCATCGAACTGCGCGAGGGCGAGATGCTCGCGGTGTTCGGGCCGAACGGGGCCGGCAAATCCACCCTGCTGCGGCTCCTCGCCATGCTGGAGAAGCCCGACGCGGGCGAGGTCACCTTCCGCGGCGGGTCGGGGCGGGCGGCGGAGCGGGCGCTCCGGGCCGCGTCCGCCGTCGTGTTTCAGCGCCCTCACTTCTGGAGCGATTCGGTCGAGTACAACGTCGGGCTCGGCCTTTCCCTCCGTGGCGTGCCCCGCACCGAAGCGCGCGCCCGGTCGCGCGCCGTGTGCGAGCAACTCGCGATCTCGCACCTGCTGGGAGCCCCGATCTCGCGGTTGTCCGGAGGAGAGGCGCAGCGCGTGGCGCTCGCGCGGGCGCTGGTCCTCGACCCCGAGATCCTCTTCCTCGACGAGCCGACGGCGAACCTCGACACCGATTCGCGGCTCGATCTCCGCCACGACCTCGAGCGGGTGGCGCGGGAGCGGGCGACGAGCGTCTTTCTCATCACGCACGACCGGGGCGAGGCTTTCCACCTCGCGGACCGGGTCGCCGTGATCCGCGACGGGAAGCTGGTCCAGACGGGCACGCCGAAGGAGATCTACGAGAATCCCGCGGACGTCTACACGGCGCGCGTCACGGGAGCGGAGTTCACGATCGCCGGCGTCGTGACGCGGGCGCACGAGCGCATGGTGACGGTCGACATCGGGGGCGCCGCGCTCGTGGCCCTCGGCGAGGCGGCGCCGGGCACGCCGGTGAAGATCGCCTACCGGCCGGAAGACCTCGTGCTCGGCCCCCCGGACGTCCCGGCGGCGGATCTGAGCACGCGCAACCTGGTCGTCGCGACGGTGGAGGAACGGCGCGACATGGGCGGGCTCGTGCGGCTGCGGCTACGCGGTCCCGTCGAACTCGTGGCCCTCGTCACGCTCGACGCCGCGGAGGAACTGGGCGTCGACCGCGGAGTGCGCGTCGCGGTGCGCGCGAAGGCCACGGCGCTGCATGCGTTCGCGGCAGCCCCGGCGGCGGCCCCGCCCGGCCCGGCCACATAG
- a CDS encoding ABC transporter permease, giving the protein MDPLLEALRLITSGDLYVWNVILRSLQISGSALLLAMVIGLPIGIAVGLTRFRLRLPLVAVINAGLAFPPVVVGLGVFLVLSRAGPLGDLQLLYTPAAMIGAQAILAGPYIAAVSLAAVENIPRDIALQARALGASRRQAIVLQLREVRTSLVAAVAAGFGAIISEVGAVMMVGGNILGETRVMTTAIVLETRRGNFDVAIAMGIVLMLIALCVNAVLLLLGRRTIRRGRAT; this is encoded by the coding sequence GTGGATCCGCTGCTCGAGGCTCTCCGGCTCATCACGTCGGGTGACCTGTACGTCTGGAACGTCATCCTCCGCTCGCTGCAGATCAGCGGGTCGGCGCTCCTACTGGCGATGGTCATCGGGCTCCCCATCGGGATCGCGGTCGGGCTGACGCGGTTCCGGCTTCGCCTGCCCCTGGTCGCCGTGATCAACGCGGGGCTCGCCTTTCCTCCCGTGGTGGTCGGCCTCGGGGTCTTCCTCGTGCTGTCGCGGGCGGGGCCGCTCGGCGACCTGCAACTGCTCTATACGCCGGCCGCCATGATCGGCGCCCAGGCGATCCTCGCGGGCCCGTACATCGCCGCGGTGAGCCTCGCCGCGGTCGAGAACATCCCCCGGGACATCGCCCTCCAGGCGCGGGCGCTCGGCGCAAGCCGGCGGCAGGCGATCGTCCTGCAGTTGCGGGAGGTGCGGACGTCGCTCGTGGCCGCGGTGGCGGCGGGGTTCGGCGCCATCATCAGCGAGGTGGGCGCGGTGATGATGGTGGGGGGCAACATCCTCGGCGAAACCCGGGTGATGACGACGGCGATCGTGCTGGAGACGCGGCGCGGCAACTTCGACGTCGCGATCGCCATGGGGATCGTCCTCATGCTCATCGCCCTGTGCGTGAACGCGGTGCTCCTCCTGCTCGGACGGCGCACGATCCGCCGCGGCCGGGCCACGTGA
- a CDS encoding carboxypeptidase regulatory-like domain-containing protein has translation MRTQREGQSETQARRRVHYRAASCVLAAAAILTPAGSRLAAQSPSPTPPRSFVTCPAEMDPSLTGLAGIVRDTLQGILLPGATVSATWTEGEGRRRTVSVEADSEGVYVLCGLPPLEDLTVSAGFPSFRTEPTQVSIEPGPPAGWDILLGVEEGVLASLLTVPGRIVGRVRDRRSGRPIEAANVVLSDTLLAEDRQRMTDGSGRFMFTDISPGMYRVTVDHLTFDPLDQLVHLPSDRTVQVDFELSADPIELAPIVVTALREKRLELQGFYDRRELGEAISGGVFLTRDDIQDAGAIRVTHYLGRIPGVRTECTGGANNNCTIRMTRGAPSLSSSAEYGCQNANVYLDGVRVIRDGGGGESIDNFVTPSEIAGIEVYRGASELPAEFGGAVGRCGAIVIWTGPGIRRRSP, from the coding sequence ATGCGAACACAGCGAGAGGGTCAGTCGGAGACGCAGGCTCGGAGGAGGGTCCATTATCGGGCCGCGTCCTGCGTTCTGGCGGCCGCCGCCATCCTGACCCCGGCCGGATCCCGGCTGGCCGCCCAGAGCCCGTCCCCCACGCCTCCCCGGAGCTTCGTGACGTGTCCGGCGGAGATGGATCCGTCCCTCACCGGCCTCGCGGGCATCGTCCGCGATACGCTCCAGGGCATCCTCCTTCCGGGGGCCACCGTCTCCGCGACCTGGACCGAAGGCGAGGGACGGCGGCGCACCGTCTCCGTCGAGGCGGACAGCGAGGGCGTATACGTCCTCTGCGGCCTTCCGCCGCTGGAAGACCTTACCGTGAGCGCGGGGTTCCCGTCCTTCCGCACGGAGCCGACGCAGGTGAGCATCGAGCCGGGTCCCCCCGCCGGATGGGACATCCTCCTGGGCGTGGAGGAAGGCGTGCTCGCCAGCCTGCTCACGGTGCCCGGCCGGATCGTCGGTCGGGTGCGCGATCGGCGTTCCGGGCGGCCGATCGAAGCGGCGAACGTCGTTCTCTCGGACACGTTGTTGGCGGAGGACCGGCAGAGGATGACCGACGGCAGCGGCCGCTTCATGTTCACCGACATCAGTCCGGGGATGTACCGCGTGACCGTGGATCACCTCACCTTCGATCCCCTGGACCAGTTGGTGCATCTGCCCAGCGACCGGACCGTGCAGGTGGACTTTGAACTCAGCGCGGACCCGATCGAACTCGCGCCCATCGTCGTCACGGCGCTGCGGGAGAAACGGCTGGAGTTGCAGGGATTCTACGACCGGCGTGAACTGGGCGAGGCGATCAGCGGAGGTGTGTTTCTCACGCGGGACGACATCCAGGACGCCGGCGCGATCCGGGTCACGCACTACCTGGGACGGATTCCGGGGGTGCGCACGGAGTGCACCGGAGGCGCGAACAACAACTGCACGATCCGCATGACGCGGGGCGCGCCCAGCCTGAGCAGCAGCGCCGAATACGGGTGCCAGAACGCGAACGTCTACCTGGACGGCGTGCGCGTGATCCGCGACGGCGGGGGCGGCGAATCGATCGACAACTTCGTCACGCCGTCCGAGATCGCCGGGATCGAAGTCTACCGAGGCGCGAGCGAGTTGCCGGCCGAGTTCGGCGGGGCCGTGGGGCGCTGCGGGGCCATCGTCATCTGGACGGGGCCCGGGATACGGCGGCGTTCGCCCTAG
- a CDS encoding substrate-binding domain-containing protein produces MDTPRLRLALIFALGGGVCAGGCGTDAHTFVLGATTSTYDSGLLEHLVARFNEDHPGLRVRTVIAGSGEALELGRTGDVDLLLVHAPAAEARFVEAGHAPRRSPVLVNGYVIAGPPSDPARIRGSASPSEAFATLARGEYGFVSRGDSSGTHYREIALWREAGAAAAGAWYVESGQGQATTLHVASERGAYVLTDDATFAMLSEALHLEALVEGHPSLRNVYSLLAPRAAFRGERAAVFADWLRSAGGRRAIADFRVRGGGEALFAPWPGDDPAN; encoded by the coding sequence GTGGATACGCCACGGCTGAGACTCGCCCTCATCTTCGCCCTCGGCGGCGGCGTGTGCGCCGGGGGGTGCGGGACGGACGCGCACACGTTCGTGCTCGGCGCCACGACCTCCACCTACGACTCGGGTCTGCTCGAACACCTGGTCGCCCGCTTCAACGAAGATCATCCCGGGCTCCGGGTGCGCACGGTCATCGCGGGGAGCGGCGAAGCGCTGGAACTCGGCCGGACGGGAGACGTGGACCTCCTGCTCGTGCACGCGCCCGCCGCCGAGGCCCGCTTCGTCGAGGCGGGTCACGCGCCTCGACGGAGTCCCGTCCTCGTCAACGGATACGTGATCGCCGGGCCGCCCTCGGATCCGGCGCGGATTCGCGGGTCCGCCTCCCCGTCCGAGGCGTTCGCGACCCTGGCACGGGGGGAGTACGGCTTCGTCTCGCGCGGCGACAGTTCGGGCACGCACTACCGGGAGATCGCCCTCTGGCGCGAGGCGGGCGCGGCGGCCGCGGGCGCGTGGTACGTGGAGTCGGGGCAGGGGCAGGCGACGACGCTGCACGTGGCCAGCGAACGCGGCGCCTACGTCCTCACGGACGATGCGACGTTCGCGATGCTGTCGGAGGCGCTCCACCTGGAGGCGCTCGTCGAGGGCCACCCGTCGCTGCGCAACGTCTACTCGCTGCTCGCGCCGCGGGCCGCGTTCCGGGGCGAACGCGCCGCGGTGTTCGCGGACTGGCTGCGCTCCGCAGGCGGACGCCGCGCCATCGCGGATTTCCGGGTGCGCGGCGGCGGCGAGGCCCTCTTCGCCCCGTGGCCCGGCGACGATCCGGCAAACTAG
- a CDS encoding serine hydrolase domain-containing protein, protein MPVHRRPSRARAASRPYPPTIFFLLVFFFLPFAATGQDANVIDAFSRQIAADVEADGIGGITAAVFKGDQVLWAQGFGWADPANRVPAGVRTIYRTGSISKSVTAILMADLVEEGTVALDDAVVDHLPEAAGFGDPPAGMEPITLRQLASHTAGLIREPELEGAAAGPIEDWGYKILASIPHTRFYTMPGTQYQYSNIGYGVLGYALQRAAGTSFMDLVEDRLFEPLGMRSSTFIVGPDLWRRVAVGFANGADGEVNADFPALEHEGRGYKVPNGGVYATVGDLATFGAAVMGMTEYELLEPATRRDVMTVQTPEDPDSGYGLGFSIRPVALEGGGEVRFVGHGGSVAGYNMYLVFEPESGYGVALGRNYNRGATSLGEAGNGLLQALLEADS, encoded by the coding sequence ATGCCGGTCCACCGTCGCCCGTCCCGCGCCCGCGCGGCGTCCCGCCCGTACCCCCCGACGATTTTCTTCCTTCTCGTCTTTTTCTTCCTTCCCTTCGCCGCCACGGGCCAGGACGCGAATGTCATCGACGCGTTCTCGCGGCAGATCGCGGCGGACGTCGAAGCGGACGGCATCGGCGGGATCACGGCGGCGGTCTTCAAGGGAGACCAGGTGCTGTGGGCGCAGGGATTCGGCTGGGCCGACCCGGCGAACCGCGTTCCCGCGGGAGTGCGCACGATCTACCGCACCGGATCGATCTCGAAGTCGGTGACGGCGATCCTGATGGCGGACCTGGTGGAGGAGGGGACGGTCGCGCTCGATGACGCGGTGGTGGACCACTTGCCCGAGGCCGCCGGCTTCGGAGACCCGCCGGCCGGCATGGAGCCGATCACATTGCGGCAGTTGGCCAGCCACACCGCCGGCCTCATTCGGGAGCCCGAACTCGAAGGCGCCGCGGCGGGGCCGATCGAGGACTGGGGATACAAGATCCTCGCCTCAATCCCCCACACGCGGTTCTACACGATGCCCGGCACCCAATACCAGTACTCCAACATCGGGTACGGCGTGCTCGGTTACGCGCTGCAGCGGGCCGCGGGGACGTCCTTCATGGACCTCGTCGAGGATCGCCTGTTCGAGCCGCTGGGCATGCGCTCCTCGACCTTCATCGTCGGTCCCGACCTGTGGCGGCGGGTCGCGGTGGGGTTCGCGAACGGAGCCGACGGCGAGGTGAACGCCGACTTCCCGGCGCTCGAGCACGAGGGGCGCGGATACAAGGTGCCGAACGGTGGCGTCTACGCGACCGTCGGGGACCTCGCGACGTTCGGTGCCGCGGTCATGGGCATGACCGAATACGAACTCCTGGAGCCGGCGACGCGGCGGGACGTGATGACGGTCCAGACGCCGGAGGATCCCGACTCGGGGTACGGACTCGGGTTCTCGATTCGCCCGGTCGCGCTCGAGGGCGGCGGCGAGGTGCGCTTCGTCGGCCACGGCGGTTCCGTGGCCGGGTACAACATGTACCTCGTATTCGAACCCGAGAGCGGCTACGGGGTCGCGCTCGGCCGCAACTACAACCGCGGCGCCACCAGTCTCGGCGAGGCCGGGAACGGGCTCCTCCAAGCGCTGCTCGAGGCCGACAGTTGA